One genomic window of Quercus robur chromosome 6, dhQueRobu3.1, whole genome shotgun sequence includes the following:
- the LOC126690240 gene encoding uncharacterized protein LOC126690240 translates to MWQPPPSDFYKSNFDAASFTNPSALGIRVIIRNDNGEVMAALSAGACPALDSDENETTVCCKAILFVMDVVFREVVIEGDYVVVMRSLSSLERHSSRLGNIIQDIQLSLKEFRCSIFRHIRHEANTMAHSLAHYARHIVDVVVWLEDSPPRTKEALYSALAHLH, encoded by the coding sequence ATGTGGCAGCCTCCTCCTTCTGATTTTTACAAAAGCAACTTTGATGCGGCCTCCTTTACGAATCCTTCGGCTTTGGGTATTAGGGTGATTATTCGCAACGACAACGGTGAAGTGATGGCAGCTCTCTCTGCTGGGGCTTGTCCAGCTTTGGATAGTGATGAGAACGAGACTACGGTTTGTTGCAAGGCAATTCTATTTGTCATGGACGTGGTGTTTAGGGAAGTGGTTATTGAAGGGGACTATGTGGTTGTAATGAGATCTTTATCTAGTTTGGAAAGGCACTCTTCTAGGCTCGGGAATATAATACAGGACATTCAGCTTTCTCTAAAGGAGTTCAGATGTTCCATTTTTCGTCACATTCGGCATGAGGCAAATACTATGGCACACTCTTTAGCTCATTATGCTAGGCATATAGTGGACGTTGTGGTTTGGTTGGAGGATTCTCCACCTCGTACTAAGGAGGCATTGTACTCTGCTTTGGCCCATTTGCATTGA